In Polaribacter pacificus, the genomic window GCTTCAAAACGAGGTTTATGAGGAATAATTTCACGATCATTAAACTCAATAACAGCCTCTTTCATCATCTTCTGCTCTTCCGTAAAATCTTCTGGAGTAAAGACGTCTTCACAATTGGTTTCTTTAACAAGGAATTGACCTCCTCTTAATAGTTCATTATCTGTTGTTGCCATTTTTTTTGATTTAAAGGTTTGTAAGGTGAATAAACACGCTACGTTCCAACTTGTATTGTATTTATTAGTTATATTTTTTTGACTATTTTAAAAACTCGTAAATACCAGCAGCTCCTTGTCCAGTACCCACACACATGGTTACCATACCGTATTTACCGCTCATATTTCTTTTGCGCATTTCATCAAAGAGTTGCACAGATAATTTAGCTCCTGTACAGCCTAGAGGATGCCCTAAAGCAATAGCTCCTCCATTAACATTAACGATGCTTTGATCTAAGTTTAACTCTCTCATTACAGCTAAAGATTGAGAAGCAAAGGCCTCATTCAATTCAATCAATTCTATGTCTTTTTGCTGTAATCCAGCTTGCTTTAATGCTTTTGGAATCGCTGCCACTGGTCCAATCCCCATGATTCTTGGTTCTACACCTGCTGCGGCATAGTTAACCATTCTTGCAATTGGTTCTAGGTTTAATTCTTTCACCATCGCTTCACTCATCACCAGCACAAAAGCAGCACCATCACTCATTTGAGATGAGGTCCCTGCTGTTACACTACCATTGGCAGCAAACACAGGGCGCAATTTAGAAAGTGCTTCAATAGAGGTTCCAGCTCTTGGGCCTTCATCTTTGGTTACGGTGTATTTTCTGGTTGCTTTTTTTCCAGATGCATCTACATAAGTTTGCTCAACTTCTATAGGTACAATTTGATCTTGAAACCGATTCTCTGCCTGAGCTCTTAGCGCTTTCATATGAGAGTTAAATGCAAATTCATCT contains:
- a CDS encoding acetyl-CoA C-acyltransferase, yielding MKTAYIVKAYRTAVGKAPKGVFRFKRTDELAAETIQFMMKELPQLDKKRIDDVMVGNAMPEGSQGLNMGRLISLMGLDIVDVPGVTVNRFCSSGIETIGMATAKIQAGMADCIIAGGAESMSSVPMTGYKAELNYNLAKAGHEDYYWGMGNTAEAVANQFKVSREDQDEFAFNSHMKALRAQAENRFQDQIVPIEVEQTYVDASGKKATRKYTVTKDEGPRAGTSIEALSKLRPVFAANGSVTAGTSSQMSDGAAFVLVMSEAMVKELNLEPIARMVNYAAAGVEPRIMGIGPVAAIPKALKQAGLQQKDIELIELNEAFASQSLAVMRELNLDQSIVNVNGGAIALGHPLGCTGAKLSVQLFDEMRKRNMSGKYGMVTMCVGTGQGAAGIYEFLK